A single genomic interval of Cydia strobilella chromosome 3, ilCydStro3.1, whole genome shotgun sequence harbors:
- the LOC134755921 gene encoding uncharacterized protein LOC134755921 — MRIGKRAVTVLAAITIIAVAVPCFTAQPPSADESMAKDRTIRQTVQARKRVAQTPKWGFFGTIFHLILEQVNDTKSAYSQISDLVNGQFTDDQPGVTVAPDPADNGTTPTPKISRAEFLKILDRNLKGLQRLRQLEWREAKKDSMANIQTYKEEIFGGKKPRKR; from the exons ATGAGGATAGGTAAACGAGCGGTCACCGTGCTGGCAGCAATCACCATCATCGCTGTTGCGGTGCCTTGCTTCACTGCACAGCCA CCATCTGCCGATGAATCCATGGCAAAGGACCGCACAATTCGACAAACTGTACAAGCGCGAAAACGCGTCGCACAGACACCCAAATGGGGCTTCTTCGGAACGATTTTCCATCTGATTTTGGAG CAAGTCAACGACACAAAAAGCGCATACAGTCAAATATCGGATTTGGTGAATGGGCAGTTTACTGATGACCAG CCAGGAGTGACGGTAGCGCCGGACCCCGCCGACAATGGAACGACGCCAACGCCTAAAATCTCTAGAGCCGAGTTCCTCAAAATACTTGACCGTAATTTGAAAGGCTTACAACGGCTTCGCCAGCTGGAGTGGAGAGAAGCTAAAAAG GATTCGATGGCTAATATACAGACGTACAAAGAAGAAATATTTGGCGGGAAAAAACCAAGAAAGAGATGA